The following coding sequences are from one Malaciobacter pacificus window:
- the dnaA gene encoding chromosomal replication initiator protein DnaA, translating to MTSKDFLTIIQKEATKTDYDRYLKQLTYKKISSDDELAVFEVGNKYIASWIKSKFSNLIQNCFEIYDGSKPKIEIKVAGEKKSKKEIKKEQLQNETAESTILNPSYTFDSFVVGPSNQMAYNASLAVSNKPGIQYNPLFIYGGTGLGKTHLLQAVGNQAIEQGKTVIYVTIEQFMNDFTFSIKNKNMEHFRSKYRKCDVLLIDDIQFLSGKEQTQEEFFHTFNELHNAKKQIVMTSDRLPSQIAGLVDRLKSRFEWGLTADIQIPGLETKIAIIEKKSELNGIDLTREIINFIATNLDSSIREIEGVLIRINASASLLNQEITIEMVQGLLKEQIKENKENIKLPDVINIVANELNIKPSDIKSKKRTATVANARRVCIYLARELTHNSMPDIAKFLGMKDHSSISHNIKKANELIEKDENFKLIIENLKNKIINKEW from the coding sequence ATGACAAGTAAAGATTTTTTGACAATTATTCAAAAAGAAGCAACAAAAACTGATTATGATAGATATTTAAAACAGCTAACATACAAAAAAATTTCATCTGACGATGAATTAGCTGTATTTGAAGTTGGAAATAAATATATTGCTTCGTGGATAAAAAGTAAATTTTCAAATTTAATCCAAAACTGTTTTGAAATATATGATGGGTCTAAGCCAAAAATTGAAATTAAAGTTGCTGGTGAAAAAAAATCGAAAAAAGAGATTAAAAAAGAGCAACTTCAAAATGAAACAGCTGAAAGTACTATTTTAAATCCTTCATATACATTTGATTCTTTTGTAGTAGGACCTTCAAACCAAATGGCATATAATGCTTCACTTGCAGTATCAAATAAACCAGGAATTCAATACAATCCCCTATTTATCTACGGTGGAACAGGTCTTGGTAAAACACACTTACTTCAAGCAGTTGGTAATCAAGCAATTGAACAAGGTAAAACTGTAATTTATGTAACAATTGAGCAGTTCATGAATGACTTTACATTTTCAATTAAAAATAAAAATATGGAACACTTTAGAAGTAAATACAGAAAATGTGATGTTTTACTAATCGATGATATTCAATTTTTATCAGGAAAAGAGCAAACTCAAGAGGAGTTTTTTCACACATTTAATGAATTGCATAATGCAAAAAAACAAATTGTGATGACAAGTGATAGACTCCCTTCTCAAATAGCAGGACTTGTTGATAGGTTAAAATCAAGATTTGAATGGGGATTAACAGCAGATATCCAAATACCAGGACTTGAGACTAAAATTGCAATTATTGAAAAAAAATCTGAATTAAATGGAATTGATTTAACAAGAGAGATTATTAACTTTATCGCAACAAACCTAGATAGCTCTATTAGAGAAATTGAGGGTGTTTTAATTAGAATTAATGCAAGTGCATCACTTTTAAACCAAGAAATTACTATTGAAATGGTTCAAGGTTTATTAAAAGAGCAAATAAAAGAAAACAAAGAAAACATCAAATTACCAGATGTAATTAATATCGTTGCAAATGAATTAAATATTAAACCAAGTGATATTAAATCTAAAAAAAGAACTGCAACTGTAGCAAATGCTAGAAGAGTATGTATATACTTAGCAAGAGAGTTAACACACAACTCAATGCCTGATATTGCAAAGTTCTTAGGTATGAAAGATCATAGTTCAATTTCGCATAATATTAAAAAAGCAAATGAGCTAATTGAGAAAGATGAAAACTTTAAATTAATCATCGAAAATTTAAAAAATAAAATCATAAATAAGGAGTGGTAG
- the dnaN gene encoding DNA polymerase III subunit beta — protein MRFVITKNVFENVVAHMQPFLEKKDASSITSHIYLETSNDVLTLKATDYEIGLESKIDSITDCTDGKATVNGSNLLGIIKRLKNEEISIETSSNNLIIKQKKSTFKLPMYDANEYPNVSKTTNLKDLSISTLNFITSIRRITPAIDNNNPKFELNGALLDIKSSKINFVATDTRRLAISQLQNISNEESQFIIPKKAIIEIQKLFLDDAKISYDDTNLVISNENTIFFTKLINGKFPDYERIIPNTLKHNFELPKNILIESIKLVTSLFSNIKITFTPNNIIFESLDEDTESKTQVDINLNIEEEFYLAVNAKYILDFLSMTDNDKIAVGFNESNLPFYLQDEKFRTIVMPIVLEK, from the coding sequence ATGAGGTTCGTAATTACAAAAAATGTTTTTGAAAATGTAGTAGCTCATATGCAACCTTTTTTAGAAAAAAAAGATGCTAGTTCAATTACATCACATATTTATTTAGAAACATCAAATGATGTACTAACTTTAAAAGCAACAGATTATGAAATTGGTTTAGAATCAAAAATTGATAGCATTACTGATTGTACAGATGGAAAAGCAACTGTTAATGGTTCTAATTTACTTGGTATTATTAAAAGATTAAAAAATGAAGAAATATCAATAGAAACATCTTCTAACAATTTAATAATTAAACAAAAAAAATCAACATTCAAATTACCAATGTATGATGCTAATGAATATCCAAATGTTAGTAAAACTACAAATCTAAAAGATTTATCAATATCTACATTAAATTTTATTACTTCTATTAGAAGAATAACACCTGCTATTGATAATAATAATCCTAAATTTGAATTAAATGGAGCATTACTTGATATAAAAAGTTCTAAAATAAATTTTGTTGCAACAGATACTAGAAGATTAGCTATATCTCAATTACAAAATATTTCTAATGAAGAAAGCCAATTTATTATCCCTAAAAAAGCTATTATTGAAATTCAAAAACTATTTTTAGATGATGCAAAAATTTCTTATGATGATACAAATTTAGTAATTTCTAATGAAAATACAATTTTCTTTACAAAACTAATTAATGGTAAATTCCCAGATTATGAAAGAATTATTCCAAATACTTTAAAACACAATTTTGAATTACCAAAAAATATTTTAATAGAATCTATAAAACTTGTTACTTCACTATTTTCAAATATTAAAATCACTTTTACTCCTAATAATATAATATTTGAATCACTTGATGAAGATACAGAATCTAAAACACAAGTTGATATTAATTTAAATATAGAAGAAGAATTTTATCTAGCTGTAAACGCTAAATATATATTAGACTTTTTAAGTATGACTGATAACGATAAAATTGCAGTTGGATTTAATGAATCTAACTTACCATTCTACTTACAAGATGAAAAATTTAGAACAATTGTAATGCCTATTGTTTTAGAAAAATAA